One Paraburkholderia agricolaris genomic region harbors:
- a CDS encoding isopenicillin N synthase family dioxygenase → MSEVLSAKAVPHTSLPVIDVAGLESADPLQRAAVGAALHAACIDKGFFYIARHGIEPALIDAARAEAERFFALSDALKREVDKAQSFCNRGYEPLRGQVLEAGTPPDLKEGFYIGNELPLDHPRVVARAFNCGPNQWPRQLPAFRPAMEAYFAALFDLSTRLTRGLALSLDLPEDHFDAFCDEAMGTLRLLHYPPQPAQALPEQKGCGAHTDFGCLTLLWQDGNGGLQVQDSDGGWIHVPPLPGTFVVNLGDLIARWTNDRYRSTLHRVVNASGRERYSMPFFFTGRPDYVVTCLPGCALEGEAPKYPPITVTGHLEACYRRTYG, encoded by the coding sequence ATGTCCGAAGTGCTATCAGCCAAAGCGGTGCCGCACACGAGCCTGCCCGTCATCGACGTGGCCGGGCTCGAATCGGCCGATCCGCTGCAACGCGCGGCAGTGGGCGCGGCGCTCCACGCCGCCTGCATCGATAAGGGCTTCTTCTACATCGCTCGTCACGGCATCGAGCCGGCGCTAATCGACGCCGCGCGTGCGGAGGCCGAGCGCTTTTTCGCACTCAGTGACGCCTTGAAGCGCGAGGTCGACAAGGCGCAGTCGTTCTGCAACCGCGGCTACGAGCCGTTACGCGGCCAGGTGCTGGAAGCAGGCACGCCGCCCGATCTGAAGGAAGGCTTTTACATCGGCAATGAACTGCCGCTCGATCATCCGCGTGTCGTGGCGCGCGCTTTCAACTGCGGACCGAACCAGTGGCCGCGGCAGTTGCCCGCTTTTCGCCCGGCCATGGAGGCTTATTTCGCCGCGCTGTTCGATCTGTCGACGCGCTTGACGCGCGGCCTCGCTTTGTCGCTGGATTTGCCGGAAGACCATTTCGACGCGTTTTGCGACGAAGCGATGGGCACGCTGCGACTGTTGCACTATCCGCCACAACCGGCCCAGGCGTTGCCTGAGCAGAAGGGCTGTGGCGCGCATACCGACTTTGGCTGCCTGACGCTGCTGTGGCAGGACGGCAACGGCGGTTTGCAGGTGCAGGACAGCGACGGCGGCTGGATTCACGTGCCGCCGCTGCCGGGCACCTTCGTCGTCAATCTGGGCGACCTGATCGCGCGCTGGACCAACGACCGTTATCGCTCGACGTTGCATCGCGTGGTGAATGCGTCGGGCCGCGAACGTTACTCGATGCCGTTTTTCTTTACCGGGCGCCCGGACTATGTGGTGACCTGTTTGCCGGGCTGCGCGCTAGAGGGCGAAGCGCCGAAATATCCCCCCATCACCGTCACAGGCCATCTCGAGGCGTGCTACCGGAGAACCTACGGATGA
- a CDS encoding alpha/beta fold hydrolase — MTPARTPAAGMLLIHGAWQGSWAWDAWLPELAARGWRARTVDLPGNGANPARDAGLEVSLQIYVDALTEALAAFDAPVVVVAHSGAGVPASQLAEVLPERIACLVYVAGMMLPSGMGYAELVDASAAEVPNAGGIAPYLQWRDEGSSSVVPPEAALEIFLHDCPPEAARQAAAKLTPQQESGRALVTTLSAARFGSVPRIYVEALRDRSVLLPLQRKMQALVPGAIVRSIDCGHVPQLARPAELAALVCDTLGGIGIAPSSPAACSAAPASAAASPHSFTTGTSS, encoded by the coding sequence ATGACGCCCGCACGCACGCCGGCAGCAGGCATGCTGCTGATTCACGGCGCCTGGCAGGGCAGTTGGGCGTGGGACGCCTGGTTGCCGGAACTCGCGGCGCGCGGGTGGCGGGCCCGCACTGTCGACCTGCCGGGTAACGGCGCAAATCCTGCACGGGATGCGGGCCTCGAAGTCTCGCTGCAAATCTATGTCGATGCGCTGACCGAAGCGCTCGCGGCGTTCGACGCTCCGGTCGTCGTGGTTGCGCATAGTGGCGCGGGCGTGCCGGCCTCGCAACTGGCCGAGGTGCTGCCCGAGCGGATCGCGTGCCTCGTCTACGTCGCGGGGATGATGCTGCCTTCGGGCATGGGTTACGCGGAGCTCGTCGACGCCAGCGCGGCCGAGGTGCCGAATGCCGGCGGTATCGCGCCGTATCTGCAATGGCGCGACGAGGGTTCGTCCTCCGTCGTGCCACCTGAGGCAGCGCTTGAAATCTTCCTGCACGATTGTCCGCCGGAAGCGGCGCGGCAAGCCGCCGCGAAACTCACGCCTCAGCAGGAAAGCGGCCGCGCGCTCGTCACGACGCTGAGCGCTGCGCGTTTTGGCAGCGTGCCGCGCATTTACGTCGAAGCGCTGCGCGACCGTTCCGTGCTGTTGCCCCTGCAACGCAAGATGCAGGCGCTGGTGCCCGGCGCGATCGTGCGCTCGATCGACTGCGGGCACGTGCCGCAACTGGCGCGGCCGGCCGAACTGGCGGCGCTGGTGTGCGACACGCTGGGCGGGATCGGTATCGCGCCTTCTTCTCCTGCTGCCTGTTCGGCCGCTCCGGCCAGCGCTGCCGCCAGTCCCCATTCGTTCACCACCGGAACCTCGTCATGA